A genomic region of Paenibacillus sp. PL2-23 contains the following coding sequences:
- a CDS encoding helix-turn-helix domain-containing protein, giving the protein MAQILIVDDEMITVEAIVSAVDWAKLGVAAVHKAYNIQQAKALFIQNNIELMLSDIEMPGGSGLELLSWVKEYSPDTESILLTCHADFGFARQAVKLGSFEYMLKPVVYPELEVIIEKAMDRIIRKRELAEHSRMAECWKRNRNRMVDRFWVDIAYRTIPSNPNAIREAAQDRQVDYSENQHYLPVMIAVKRFRKEISESETKLLEYALVNAAKEQFLSGGQAGEVVVYSDDYLLVLIKGNDKSQVSAESVVDASEAYVNFCHRYFYCDLRCYLGKLIKVHELADEMQTLLIRDRNNVAYDNRVFLYADSQLPLKMSDAPNHKIWETLLINGESERLLISANEYLSNLVRLGDIDADRLIQIKHDFLQMVYSVLKNKGIQASELFKDKRSIEVFAYATRSVTDLSDMFRYTVHIAVDSMVASKSLSVIDVVKNYIRANINQDLKRDEIAHQVYLHPDYLTRLFRKEEGMSIFDYILQERLKLAQSLLDGTEWKVRDVAGAVGYCNFSHFANIFKQHIGLSPLEYKNRLGQRIKDGI; this is encoded by the coding sequence ATGGCTCAAATCCTGATTGTAGATGATGAGATGATTACCGTTGAAGCGATAGTGTCCGCAGTGGACTGGGCAAAGCTAGGAGTAGCCGCCGTACACAAGGCTTACAATATACAGCAGGCTAAAGCGCTGTTTATTCAGAATAATATTGAGCTCATGCTAAGCGACATCGAAATGCCAGGGGGTTCGGGGCTGGAATTGTTGTCGTGGGTCAAGGAGTATTCCCCGGATACAGAATCAATTCTGCTGACCTGTCATGCGGATTTTGGCTTTGCGAGACAAGCTGTTAAGCTCGGAAGCTTCGAATACATGCTAAAGCCGGTTGTTTATCCGGAGCTAGAGGTGATCATAGAGAAAGCAATGGACCGGATTATCAGGAAGCGCGAGCTCGCGGAGCATTCGCGAATGGCGGAATGCTGGAAGCGCAATCGCAATCGAATGGTCGATCGTTTTTGGGTGGATATCGCGTATCGAACCATTCCCTCCAATCCGAATGCCATTCGCGAAGCGGCACAGGATCGGCAAGTGGATTATTCGGAGAATCAACATTATTTACCGGTTATGATTGCGGTGAAACGGTTTCGCAAAGAAATTAGTGAAAGCGAGACCAAGCTACTGGAATATGCACTTGTCAATGCCGCCAAGGAGCAGTTTTTAAGCGGCGGTCAAGCTGGCGAGGTTGTCGTGTATAGCGATGATTACCTTCTTGTGCTTATAAAAGGCAACGATAAATCTCAGGTGTCCGCAGAATCAGTGGTTGATGCCAGTGAAGCTTATGTTAATTTTTGCCATCGTTATTTTTATTGTGACCTTCGCTGCTATTTGGGCAAATTGATCAAAGTCCATGAATTGGCGGATGAGATGCAGACATTGCTTATTCGGGACCGGAACAATGTGGCTTACGACAATCGTGTGTTTCTGTATGCAGACAGTCAGCTGCCTTTAAAAATGTCTGATGCTCCGAACCATAAAATCTGGGAAACCTTGCTCATCAATGGAGAAAGTGAGAGGCTGCTCATATCCGCTAACGAATACCTGTCCAATTTGGTCCGCTTGGGGGATATAGATGCGGATCGTCTGATTCAAATTAAACATGATTTTCTCCAAATGGTGTATTCCGTTCTTAAGAATAAGGGTATCCAAGCTAGTGAGCTATTTAAGGATAAGAGGTCTATCGAGGTATTTGCCTATGCAACCCGCTCTGTAACGGATTTATCCGACATGTTCCGTTATACCGTGCACATTGCCGTGGATTCTATGGTTGCCTCAAAATCTCTTTCCGTTATTGATGTCGTCAAAAATTATATCCGGGCCAATATTAATCAGGATTTGAAGCGTGACGAAATCGCTCATCAGGTTTATTTGCATCCAGATTATTTGACTAGACTGTTCCGTAAGGAGGAGGGAATGTCAATCTTCGATTATATTTTGCAGGAGCGGCTTAAGCTGGCCCAATCCCTTCTGGACGGAACCGAATGGAAGGTTCGGGATGTTGCGGGGGCGGTGGGCTACTGCAACTTCTCGCATTTTGCCAACATATTCAAGCAGCATATCGGCTTGTCGCCGTTAGAGTATAAGAATCGTCTTGGACAGCGTATCAAGGATGGGATATAA
- a CDS encoding ABC transporter substrate-binding protein produces the protein MRWKIKVLLVILLLSILSWKLFGGKQQQMANSNEVELTVAFPVHGAVSSEWEDIQRRVNQIVRSKLQVSVHFLPVNEGSWEQRIKLMLTGGEALDLVVVRHPSYYTHVAEKRLLPLQGLLDKYGKDIRKQLSAEQRDAGKVWNAIYAVPVVRETAVQYGILLREDLVNKYKVDVSSVQSLEDVEAVLKRIHELEPEIVPLVPKKAGSSILEEFAPYDPLGDGFAILPDYDNDGKVVNAFATEQYEQQIRLIREWYVSGLVHQESATNNDSAYELIRSGEAFAYLSVLHPGIEAQESRAAGRAMLAIPLTEAYSTTSSTGAVMWGIPLSSRHTDKAMQLLNLLYADSDIVNLLTWGIEGQHYSIQSDSAIDIPIGEQQSQWMPVMITGRIFGNPQLAYSLEDEPSNLWERLHTFGITAKRSYAYGFNFYAKPVQTEIAAVEGIAKQYRLGLESGVLDPEIYLEEMLDQLQQAGIERLVNEKQNQLDEWSTLQR, from the coding sequence ATGCGGTGGAAAATAAAGGTGCTTCTAGTTATCCTTCTGCTTTCTATTCTCAGCTGGAAGCTGTTCGGGGGCAAGCAGCAGCAAATGGCCAACTCCAATGAGGTTGAATTAACCGTGGCGTTCCCTGTTCATGGCGCTGTATCCTCGGAGTGGGAAGATATTCAGCGCAGGGTTAATCAAATTGTGAGAAGTAAACTTCAGGTCTCAGTTCACTTCCTGCCCGTTAATGAAGGATCATGGGAGCAGCGTATTAAGCTGATGCTGACGGGAGGAGAGGCGCTTGATCTGGTCGTTGTCAGACATCCCAGCTATTATACTCATGTAGCCGAGAAGCGGCTGCTCCCTCTTCAGGGTCTATTGGATAAGTATGGAAAAGATATAAGGAAACAATTAAGTGCCGAGCAGCGTGATGCAGGAAAGGTGTGGAATGCTATATATGCGGTTCCTGTGGTACGTGAAACAGCCGTTCAATATGGCATCCTGCTGCGGGAGGATTTGGTCAATAAGTATAAAGTTGATGTCAGCTCTGTTCAAAGCTTAGAGGATGTTGAAGCTGTCTTGAAGCGTATTCACGAGCTAGAGCCGGAGATTGTTCCACTTGTGCCCAAAAAGGCAGGCAGCTCCATCTTGGAGGAGTTTGCTCCTTATGACCCTCTGGGCGATGGCTTTGCGATCCTTCCAGATTACGATAATGATGGGAAAGTAGTGAATGCTTTCGCAACAGAGCAATATGAGCAACAGATTCGGCTTATTAGGGAGTGGTATGTCTCCGGGTTAGTGCATCAAGAGTCTGCAACGAACAATGACAGCGCTTATGAGCTTATCCGATCCGGAGAAGCCTTCGCTTATTTGTCAGTTCTGCATCCCGGTATAGAAGCTCAGGAATCTCGTGCCGCTGGAAGGGCCATGCTTGCGATTCCGCTTACTGAAGCTTATTCGACAACATCCTCAACAGGGGCTGTGATGTGGGGAATTCCACTGTCGTCTCGTCATACGGATAAGGCCATGCAGCTGTTGAATCTGCTTTACGCTGACTCAGATATTGTTAATCTATTAACTTGGGGAATTGAAGGACAGCACTATTCGATACAGTCGGACTCAGCAATAGACATCCCTATTGGGGAGCAGCAATCCCAATGGATGCCCGTTATGATAACAGGACGAATCTTTGGGAATCCGCAGCTCGCCTACAGCTTAGAGGACGAGCCTTCAAACCTGTGGGAGAGGCTGCACACCTTCGGTATAACGGCAAAGCGTTCCTATGCATATGGCTTTAACTTTTATGCCAAGCCGGTTCAGACTGAAATTGCGGCAGTGGAAGGGATAGCGAAGCAATACAGGCTGGGGCTGGAGTCAGGCGTATTGGATCCGGAGATTTATTTGGAGGAAATGCTTGATCAGCTTCAGCAAGCGGGTATAGAGAGGCTCGTGAACGAAAAACAAAATCAGCTGGATGAATGGTCGACTTTACAAAGGTAG
- a CDS encoding extracellular solute-binding protein produces MLTKKLGLVLVILSMMLTACSNGNEGSNSNSSVNSSKGEVSSFSAENPLEIKFGTMNNPQGNDYIELEKMTGETMDNNRWTKLFKEELGIETKYTLSGATGQYSDKLKLAIASNDLPDIYNVPENNLADLKQLAEGGAVQDIGPLYDQFASPLLKSIIEGEGSSIFDSVTFDGKRYGIPVKMPSTNGYNHLWIREDWLKKLNLQRPKTMDDVYEIAKAFANDDPDGNGQKDTIGLAMNQGFYNNLGMSGVFWAYGAFPEFWLKGADGKVTNGTIQPEMKEPLKWLAKMFKEGLVDPEFGSKDWSKMGDMITSNKAGMFYGTHWYAFMAEGSIKNDPNAKWITVPLPSGNGQPVKIAMKNAADGAWVVREGFEHPEKMIEMLNLYVETLFGDDAEMSKWWSEGSVGGVWMMSPVRVLKPTLDLEAHADIKVALANGTTDQLKGIGKNFYESMQNGAWTMEMMFGPKDTPFDFVASSYPDAVIWDEYQGAPTPTQLTATSTMHEFMETGLTKFVLGQVDVDSGFDKFVEDWKKLGGQSIMDEINEIKGIK; encoded by the coding sequence ATGTTAACGAAGAAATTAGGTTTGGTTCTGGTCATTCTCAGCATGATGCTCACGGCGTGTTCCAACGGGAACGAAGGCTCCAATTCGAATTCATCAGTGAACAGCAGCAAAGGTGAAGTCAGCAGCTTTTCGGCCGAAAATCCACTGGAAATTAAATTTGGCACCATGAACAATCCGCAAGGCAATGATTACATCGAGCTGGAGAAGATGACAGGCGAAACGATGGATAATAATCGTTGGACCAAGCTGTTCAAGGAAGAGCTTGGTATCGAGACAAAATACACACTGTCTGGTGCAACAGGTCAATATTCCGATAAATTGAAGCTTGCCATCGCATCAAATGATCTTCCTGATATTTATAATGTCCCTGAAAACAATTTGGCCGATCTGAAGCAGCTGGCGGAAGGCGGGGCCGTTCAAGATATTGGTCCATTGTATGACCAATTCGCCTCCCCGCTTCTGAAAAGCATTATTGAAGGTGAAGGCTCAAGCATCTTCGATTCGGTAACATTCGATGGGAAGCGGTATGGCATTCCGGTCAAAATGCCGTCCACCAATGGCTACAACCATTTATGGATTCGAGAGGACTGGCTAAAAAAGCTGAATCTCCAGCGTCCAAAAACGATGGATGATGTTTATGAAATTGCAAAAGCGTTTGCCAATGATGATCCGGATGGCAATGGGCAAAAGGATACAATCGGCTTGGCCATGAACCAAGGCTTCTATAACAACCTAGGCATGTCCGGCGTCTTCTGGGCATATGGTGCGTTTCCTGAATTTTGGCTGAAGGGCGCCGATGGTAAGGTTACCAATGGCACCATTCAACCTGAAATGAAAGAGCCGCTGAAATGGCTGGCTAAGATGTTTAAGGAGGGGCTTGTCGATCCAGAGTTTGGCAGCAAGGACTGGTCCAAAATGGGTGATATGATTACTTCCAACAAAGCTGGAATGTTCTATGGCACACATTGGTATGCCTTTATGGCGGAGGGCTCCATCAAAAATGATCCAAATGCCAAGTGGATTACTGTGCCCTTACCTTCAGGGAATGGTCAGCCTGTAAAAATTGCAATGAAGAATGCTGCAGATGGAGCTTGGGTTGTACGGGAAGGCTTCGAGCATCCAGAGAAAATGATTGAAATGTTGAATTTATACGTAGAGACGCTATTTGGCGATGATGCGGAGATGAGCAAATGGTGGTCAGAGGGCAGCGTAGGAGGCGTATGGATGATGTCGCCGGTTCGAGTGCTTAAGCCTACGCTTGACTTGGAAGCTCATGCGGATATTAAGGTAGCTTTGGCTAATGGAACAACAGATCAATTAAAGGGTATTGGTAAAAACTTCTATGAGTCTATGCAAAATGGCGCATGGACAATGGAAATGATGTTTGGACCAAAGGATACGCCATTTGATTTTGTTGCAAGCTCTTACCCTGACGCAGTGATCTGGGATGAATATCAGGGTGCGCCAACACCGACACAGCTTACAGCTACAAGCACGATGCATGAATTTATGGAAACGGGCTTAACCAAGTTTGTACTTGGTCAAGTAGATGTGGATAGCGGCTTCGACAAGTTTGTAGAGGATTGGAAGAAGCTAGGCGGACAGAGCATTATGGATGAAATTAATGAGATTAAAGGAATTAAATAA
- a CDS encoding ABC transporter permease subunit, whose translation MFKNRSNRREVPLHLMLMPGLIFVIIFSYIPMSGIIIAFQQFNPVKGLFGDQKWVGFANFEYVFSMPNIWRVVWNTLFIAIMKIIAGMVVPITFALLLNEVRRMIFKRVTQTIIYFPYFLSWVILSGILIDILSPSYGLVNKLISAVGLEPIYFLGENKWFPYTIVMTDIWKNFGFYTIVYLAAITSIDPSLYEASAVDGANRWRQVWHITLPGMRPIIVLLMVLNLGSVLDAGFDQIFNLYSPQVYESGDVIDTMVYRMGLLQSQYSASAAVGLLKSAVSLILISAAYYTAYRLFKYRVF comes from the coding sequence ATGTTCAAGAATAGGAGTAATCGAAGAGAAGTTCCGCTTCATCTGATGTTAATGCCTGGTCTAATATTCGTTATTATCTTTTCCTATATTCCCATGTCGGGAATCATCATTGCTTTCCAGCAGTTTAACCCAGTCAAAGGTCTATTCGGCGATCAGAAGTGGGTTGGATTTGCTAATTTTGAATATGTGTTTTCCATGCCCAATATTTGGCGAGTTGTATGGAATACACTTTTTATCGCAATTATGAAAATCATAGCAGGTATGGTCGTTCCGATCACCTTTGCTCTGCTTTTGAATGAAGTGCGTCGTATGATTTTTAAACGTGTGACACAAACGATCATTTATTTCCCTTATTTCTTATCATGGGTCATTCTTAGCGGGATATTAATTGATATCTTGTCACCTTCCTATGGGCTAGTCAACAAGTTGATTTCCGCCGTAGGACTCGAGCCTATCTATTTCCTCGGAGAGAACAAGTGGTTTCCTTACACCATTGTGATGACAGATATATGGAAAAACTTTGGTTTCTATACGATTGTATATTTGGCGGCTATCACAAGCATAGATCCTTCCTTGTACGAAGCCTCAGCCGTGGATGGCGCTAATCGCTGGAGACAAGTGTGGCATATTACGCTGCCTGGCATGCGTCCTATCATCGTCTTGCTGATGGTACTCAATTTAGGCTCTGTTCTTGATGCAGGCTTTGATCAAATCTTTAATCTATATAGTCCGCAGGTATATGAATCAGGCGACGTTATTGACACGATGGTGTACCGAATGGGATTACTGCAATCGCAATACAGTGCTTCGGCTGCTGTCGGCCTGCTGAAATCGGCTGTATCATTGATCCTGATCTCTGCTGCCTATTATACGGCATATCGGCTATTTAAATATCGCGTGTTCTAG
- a CDS encoding carbohydrate ABC transporter permease, whose amino-acid sequence MGLNNTTGRSVFNVINYGILSAAALMCLVPFIHLLAISFSNTAAIQGGLVGFLPVNFTLEPYKYVIGKDAFWASFLMTVMRVLIGLVINLILVVLTAYPLSKSNERFRKRTKYVWIFFFTMLFSGGLIPNYLLVKELHLMNTIWALVLPSAVMVFNIVLMLNFFREVPEEMEDAAYIDGAGHWRILFQIYIPVSLPAVATIAMFSIVFHWNNWFDGLIYMKVDNYPLQTYLQSIIINFNSMTMSTTDAMMMAKLNDRSIKASQLIVGAIPILMVYPFLQKYFVAGIKVGGVKG is encoded by the coding sequence GTGGGGTTGAATAATACGACGGGGCGAAGCGTATTCAATGTAATAAATTATGGTATTCTGTCTGCAGCGGCATTAATGTGTCTGGTTCCATTCATTCATTTGCTGGCGATTTCGTTCAGCAACACGGCAGCTATTCAAGGCGGGCTGGTCGGCTTCTTGCCGGTTAATTTCACACTGGAGCCCTATAAATATGTTATCGGCAAAGATGCGTTCTGGGCTTCCTTCTTAATGACCGTGATGAGAGTGCTAATTGGACTTGTGATTAATCTCATATTGGTTGTGCTGACTGCTTATCCGCTCTCCAAGTCAAATGAAAGATTCCGCAAGCGCACGAAGTACGTCTGGATTTTTTTCTTCACGATGCTGTTTAGCGGCGGCTTGATTCCCAATTATTTGCTTGTTAAGGAACTGCATTTGATGAATACCATTTGGGCGCTCGTGCTGCCTTCTGCGGTGATGGTATTCAACATTGTACTAATGCTTAACTTCTTCCGCGAGGTGCCGGAGGAAATGGAGGACGCGGCTTATATCGATGGTGCTGGACATTGGCGTATTTTGTTCCAGATTTATATTCCCGTTTCCTTGCCTGCTGTCGCCACAATAGCGATGTTCTCTATCGTCTTCCACTGGAATAACTGGTTTGATGGACTCATCTATATGAAGGTGGATAACTATCCGCTACAAACCTATCTGCAGTCCATTATAATTAATTTCAACTCTATGACGATGAGTACGACGGATGCGATGATGATGGCTAAGTTGAACGATCGTTCCATTAAAGCATCCCAATTGATTGTTGGAGCTATTCCGATCTTGATGGTCTATCCATTCCTGCAGAAGTACTTTGTGGCTGGTATTAAAGTGGGCGGTGTAAAAGGTTAA
- a CDS encoding nucleoside hydrolase — MNRLPFDVPQNKKIRLIMNTDAKNEADDQFAIVHALLTPRFLIKGLIAAHFGKDRTNNSMQESYDEIQKVLSIMDMEEQVPVFKGATEALVDEFTPQISEGAELIIREALSDDPTPLYVVFLGPITDLAAAFLMEPAIAGRLTAIWIGGGQWPNGGWEFNLRNDIHAANVLFQSGIDVWQVPINVYSNVKVTLAELALKVRPCGEIGRYLFDQLIAFNDWAAQVMPNNDWPKGESWSLGDSPTVSLLLDDHRFEYEMKPAPRITEDMLYVHAQTERYIRVYQNVDPRYTLEDMFAKLALYAGL; from the coding sequence ATGAATAGATTACCATTCGATGTACCTCAGAATAAAAAAATTCGACTTATTATGAACACCGATGCCAAAAATGAGGCAGACGATCAATTCGCAATTGTTCATGCCCTGCTAACTCCCCGTTTTTTGATTAAAGGTCTTATCGCCGCACACTTTGGCAAGGATCGTACAAACAATTCCATGCAGGAAAGCTACGATGAAATTCAGAAGGTGCTTTCCATTATGGATATGGAAGAACAGGTTCCCGTTTTTAAGGGAGCAACAGAGGCATTGGTAGATGAGTTCACCCCACAGATTTCCGAAGGTGCTGAGCTGATCATACGTGAAGCGCTATCTGACGATCCAACTCCTTTATATGTCGTTTTCCTTGGTCCAATTACGGACTTGGCTGCTGCTTTCTTGATGGAGCCTGCTATTGCCGGGCGATTGACTGCGATCTGGATTGGCGGGGGGCAGTGGCCAAATGGCGGCTGGGAATTTAATCTTCGCAACGATATTCATGCCGCAAATGTACTATTTCAATCTGGAATCGATGTGTGGCAGGTTCCGATAAATGTGTATTCGAATGTGAAAGTCACGCTTGCCGAGCTAGCTCTTAAGGTGAGGCCATGTGGAGAGATCGGGCGGTATCTCTTCGACCAGTTAATAGCGTTTAATGATTGGGCAGCGCAAGTTATGCCCAACAACGACTGGCCAAAAGGCGAAAGCTGGTCGCTTGGCGATTCACCTACTGTCAGCCTGCTTCTGGACGACCATCGTTTCGAATATGAGATGAAGCCGGCGCCGCGCATTACGGAGGATATGTTATATGTACATGCTCAGACGGAACGCTATATTCGGGTTTATCAAAATGTCGATCCGAGATATACACTTGAAGACATGTTTGCCAAGCTGGCATTGTACGCTGGACTATAA
- a CDS encoding NAD(P)-dependent alcohol dehydrogenase, with protein MGKMYAAILDEPMSIGIKQIDIPVPKDHEALIKVYCIGVCGSDVHYYEHGRIGRYIVREPIVLGHEVSGEVVAVGKHVKNILVGDRVAVEPGATCGCCEYCKTGRYNLCEEVVFLATPPVNGAWAEYITVSSDLLFKLPQGMSFETGAMLEPLSVGFHAMQRGGAKPFDRLLVTGLGPIGLLAGQAAKLFGISEIYGTDVVPYRRKLALEMGFTAALDPSSENVAQRLNELTDGGGITLVVETSGNARAMADTIKLVRRGGRIVFVGLPAMDAVPMDMGAFIDAEIDAFGIFRYANTYPAAIHALQRSTVDIEKIITHRYALADIREAVETARTQKDTSIKVMIYPSLSL; from the coding sequence ATGGGGAAGATGTATGCGGCAATTCTCGACGAGCCCATGAGCATCGGGATTAAGCAGATAGACATCCCGGTGCCGAAGGATCACGAGGCGCTTATCAAAGTATATTGTATTGGGGTTTGCGGATCAGATGTTCATTATTATGAGCATGGCAGAATTGGACGTTATATAGTTCGGGAGCCAATTGTGCTGGGTCATGAGGTGTCTGGTGAGGTTGTTGCAGTAGGCAAACATGTAAAAAATATATTGGTTGGCGACCGTGTAGCGGTAGAGCCAGGTGCAACGTGCGGATGCTGCGAATATTGCAAGACAGGGCGTTATAACTTATGTGAAGAGGTTGTGTTTTTGGCCACCCCACCCGTGAATGGCGCTTGGGCGGAATATATTACGGTGTCGAGCGATCTGCTGTTCAAGCTTCCTCAGGGCATGAGCTTCGAGACTGGAGCGATGCTGGAGCCGCTGTCCGTAGGCTTTCACGCCATGCAGAGAGGAGGGGCCAAGCCGTTTGATCGATTGCTTGTGACAGGACTTGGGCCAATTGGCTTGCTGGCTGGCCAGGCGGCGAAGCTGTTCGGCATATCTGAAATTTACGGAACCGATGTTGTGCCGTATAGGCGCAAGCTAGCTCTCGAAATGGGCTTTACGGCGGCACTCGATCCCTCTTCAGAAAATGTGGCACAACGTTTAAATGAATTGACAGATGGAGGAGGCATTACGCTTGTTGTTGAAACTTCAGGCAATGCACGCGCTATGGCTGACACGATTAAGCTAGTTCGCCGCGGAGGACGTATTGTCTTTGTTGGTCTTCCAGCCATGGATGCGGTCCCGATGGACATGGGTGCATTTATAGATGCTGAGATCGATGCTTTTGGTATTTTTCGATATGCCAATACGTATCCTGCAGCGATTCACGCCCTTCAACGGTCCACTGTTGACATTGAGAAAATCATTACTCATCGTTACGCCTTGGCAGATATTAGGGAAGCAGTGGAGACGGCGCGAACACAGAAGGATACGAGCATCAAAGTGATGATATATCCAAGCTTGTCTTTATAA
- a CDS encoding glycoside hydrolase family 43 protein has translation MPKQNEPLVTHIYTADPSAHVFEGKIYVYPSHDLDHEKQSNDNGDQYDMEDYHVLSMDNPDAPCVDHGQALHIKDVPWAKQQMWAPDAAFKNNTYYLFFPARDHDNIFRIGVATSASPAGPFTPEPSYIPGSFSIDPAVFIDSDNRAYMYFGGLWGGQLEKWQTGSFVPEAEGPAADAPALGPIVAELSEDMLTFKTAPQEISIVDENGQPLLAGDEERRYFEGPWMHTYNGRYYLSYSTGSTHKLVYAVSESPTGPFTFKGTILTPVIGWTTHHSIVEFDGKWYLFYHDSSLSGGADNKRSVKFTELKYNEDGTIVTIHPYDKA, from the coding sequence ATGCCGAAGCAGAATGAACCGTTAGTGACTCATATTTATACCGCTGACCCGTCCGCTCATGTGTTCGAAGGCAAAATTTATGTTTACCCTTCCCATGACCTGGATCATGAGAAGCAGTCCAATGACAACGGGGATCAATATGATATGGAGGACTATCATGTCCTATCCATGGATAACCCGGACGCGCCCTGCGTCGATCATGGACAAGCGCTTCACATCAAGGACGTGCCGTGGGCCAAGCAACAAATGTGGGCTCCGGACGCCGCTTTCAAAAACAATACGTATTATTTATTTTTCCCGGCGCGGGATCACGACAACATATTCCGCATCGGCGTTGCCACAAGTGCATCGCCTGCCGGTCCATTCACTCCTGAGCCAAGCTATATCCCGGGAAGCTTCAGCATTGATCCCGCCGTATTCATTGATTCAGATAATCGAGCTTATATGTATTTCGGCGGATTATGGGGAGGCCAGCTCGAGAAATGGCAGACTGGCAGCTTCGTGCCAGAGGCAGAGGGACCAGCCGCCGACGCGCCTGCGCTTGGACCAATTGTCGCCGAGTTAAGCGAGGATATGCTCACCTTCAAGACTGCTCCTCAAGAAATCTCAATTGTCGATGAGAATGGGCAGCCCCTTCTTGCCGGTGATGAGGAGCGCAGATATTTCGAAGGGCCGTGGATGCACACTTACAATGGACGGTATTATTTGTCCTACTCGACAGGCTCTACGCACAAGCTCGTGTATGCGGTGAGCGAAAGCCCTACAGGACCCTTCACCTTCAAAGGCACAATCCTGACGCCGGTGATCGGATGGACCACCCACCACTCCATTGTTGAGTTTGACGGCAAGTGGTATCTGTTCTACCACGACAGCTCCTTATCCGGTGGAGCAGACAACAAACGTTCTGTCAAATTCACGGAGCTGAAATATAACGAAGACGGCACCATCGTGACGATCCATCCTTACGACAAAGCATAA
- a CDS encoding NAD(P)H-dependent oxidoreductase — MTMKILIINGHPDPLSYCAALTDAYSKGAAERGAEVQTIHLSRITFNPNLQFGFRQRTELEEDLLEAQRLIQWAEHLVFVYPTWWGSMPAVLKGFIDRIFLPGFAFKYRESSSLWDKLLKGRTAHLIVTMDTPSWYNRFIYRQAGHNVMKRNILSFCGIRPVRVTEIGPVKTSTPEKRAKWLERIRQLGSRLA, encoded by the coding sequence ATGACTATGAAAATTCTCATCATCAACGGACATCCCGACCCGCTAAGCTATTGTGCGGCTCTGACTGACGCATATAGCAAGGGAGCGGCTGAGAGGGGAGCGGAGGTACAGACCATCCACCTCAGCCGCATCACCTTCAACCCGAACCTGCAGTTCGGCTTCCGCCAAAGAACGGAGCTTGAGGAGGACTTGCTGGAGGCGCAGAGGCTGATCCAATGGGCCGAGCATCTTGTGTTTGTATATCCTACCTGGTGGGGCTCCATGCCGGCTGTGCTCAAGGGCTTCATCGACCGCATCTTCCTGCCGGGCTTCGCCTTCAAGTACCGGGAGAGCTCCAGCTTATGGGATAAGCTCCTGAAGGGCAGAACAGCGCATCTCATTGTCACGATGGATACGCCCTCGTGGTACAACCGATTCATTTATCGGCAGGCAGGGCACAATGTGATGAAGCGGAATATACTGAGTTTTTGCGGGATTCGTCCCGTTCGGGTAACGGAGATTGGACCGGTCAAAACATCCACCCCCGAGAAGCGTGCAAAGTGGCTGGAGCGCATCCGGCAATTAGGCTCCCGGCTTGCCTGA